Proteins from one Thioflavicoccus mobilis 8321 genomic window:
- a CDS encoding FAD-dependent oxidoreductase: MSNPPRKIVVIGGSAAGPKAASKARRLDEHASITLIQKEADLSMASCGYPYYVGGVFDDRNQLICTPAGIVRDPVFFDKAKRIDALTRTEAIAIDRAAKTVACKHLPTGEIRTIPYDKLVIATGASPLYPQVPGNTLDGIQTLHKIGDADALRTLRDQGQVRRAVVVGGGLIGFEVCEALHLAGIHTTVIEKTASILPFLDPDLAKLIEVYVRGNGADIITDNGVAAFLGENGQLTGVKLDNGTELPCDLAVVAVGVRPNVGLAREAGLAIGELGGIEVNEYMQTSDSDVYAAGDCVECKSLITGAKVRAPYGDLANLQGRVIGQNLIEEGSARFPGVTHTGICKIFDYTVGFTGMSTQSAHAAGFTDIETATVSGLDIPPYMQGKLMISKMLADRKTGRVLGFQSIGPGDVSKRVATVATAIRGQLTIDDLANADLPYAPPYSLALDHVIVAAHVLENKLLGRVRGVSAAEVKQRVDKGADCFLLDTRTPQEFEDMRLGIGETLVPVGALRDRLGELPEDKDKEIIIYCHSALRGYEAAAMLEARGWRNVKIMEGGIVAWPYPREK, encoded by the coding sequence ATGTCAAATCCACCACGCAAGATCGTCGTCATTGGCGGCTCCGCCGCAGGCCCCAAGGCCGCATCCAAGGCACGCCGCCTCGATGAGCACGCCTCGATCACGTTGATTCAAAAAGAGGCCGACCTGTCGATGGCCTCGTGCGGCTACCCTTACTACGTCGGCGGCGTCTTCGACGACCGCAACCAGCTCATCTGCACGCCGGCCGGGATCGTGCGCGATCCGGTCTTCTTCGACAAGGCCAAACGGATCGATGCGTTGACGCGCACCGAGGCGATCGCGATCGATCGTGCCGCCAAGACGGTGGCCTGCAAGCATCTACCGACCGGCGAGATCCGCACCATCCCCTACGACAAGCTGGTCATCGCAACCGGCGCCTCGCCACTCTACCCGCAAGTGCCGGGCAATACGCTCGACGGCATCCAGACGCTCCACAAGATCGGCGACGCCGACGCATTGCGGACACTCCGCGATCAGGGGCAGGTTCGCCGGGCCGTGGTGGTCGGTGGCGGCCTGATCGGCTTCGAGGTCTGCGAGGCACTGCATCTGGCCGGAATCCATACCACCGTCATCGAGAAGACGGCCTCGATCCTGCCCTTCCTCGATCCCGACCTGGCCAAACTGATCGAAGTCTACGTCCGCGGCAACGGCGCCGATATCATCACCGACAACGGGGTCGCCGCCTTTCTCGGCGAAAACGGTCAGCTTACCGGGGTGAAGCTCGACAATGGCACCGAACTTCCCTGCGATCTGGCCGTTGTCGCGGTCGGCGTCCGACCCAATGTGGGCCTGGCACGCGAAGCCGGACTGGCGATCGGCGAGCTCGGCGGCATCGAAGTCAACGAGTACATGCAGACCTCCGATTCGGACGTCTACGCCGCCGGCGACTGCGTCGAATGCAAGTCGCTGATTACCGGCGCTAAGGTACGTGCCCCCTATGGCGATCTCGCCAATCTGCAAGGCCGCGTGATCGGCCAGAATCTCATCGAAGAGGGCAGTGCGCGCTTCCCAGGTGTCACCCACACGGGCATCTGCAAGATCTTCGATTACACGGTGGGCTTCACCGGGATGAGCACGCAGAGCGCGCACGCCGCCGGATTCACGGACATCGAGACGGCGACCGTCTCTGGGCTCGACATCCCGCCCTACATGCAAGGAAAGCTGATGATCAGCAAGATGCTCGCCGACAGAAAGACCGGCCGCGTGCTCGGTTTCCAATCGATCGGCCCTGGCGACGTCAGCAAGCGCGTGGCGACGGTGGCGACGGCCATCCGCGGCCAGCTGACCATCGATGACCTGGCCAATGCCGATCTGCCCTACGCACCGCCCTACTCGCTCGCCCTCGACCATGTCATCGTCGCGGCGCATGTCCTCGAGAACAAGCTGCTCGGGCGCGTTCGCGGAGTCTCGGCGGCCGAGGTCAAACAACGCGTCGACAAAGGTGCAGACTGCTTCCTGCTCGATACCCGAACGCCTCAGGAGTTCGAGGACATGCGCCTTGGGATCGGCGAGACCCTGGTCCCGGTCGGCGCGCTACGCGACCGCCTAGGCGAGCTGCCGGAAGACAAGGACAAGGAGATCATCATCTACTGCCACAGCGCACTGCGCGGCTACGAGGCCGCGGCGATGCTCGAGGCGCGTGGCTGGCGCAACGTCAAGATCATGGAAGGCGGTATCGTCGCCTGGCCCTATCCGCGAGAGAAATAG
- a CDS encoding TIGR00645 family protein: protein MERFIEKLLFASRWILAPVYLGLSLVLFALAIKFFQEAYHVLSHIWVMKESDMVLMVLSMIDLVLVASLVIMVMFSGYENFVSQIDVEGKDTEIGWMGKLDAGTLKLKVAASIVAISSIHLLKIFMNAADTPNDKILWYVILHLTFVVSALLMGVLDRISFSSHKDH, encoded by the coding sequence GTGGAGCGTTTCATCGAGAAGTTGCTGTTCGCCAGCCGCTGGATCCTGGCCCCGGTCTATCTCGGGCTGTCGCTGGTGCTTTTCGCCTTGGCCATCAAGTTCTTTCAAGAGGCCTATCACGTCCTGAGCCATATCTGGGTCATGAAGGAATCCGACATGGTGCTGATGGTCCTGTCGATGATCGATCTGGTCCTGGTCGCGAGCTTGGTCATCATGGTGATGTTCTCCGGCTACGAGAATTTCGTCTCGCAGATCGACGTGGAGGGCAAGGATACCGAGATCGGGTGGATGGGCAAGCTCGACGCGGGAACGCTCAAGCTCAAGGTCGCGGCCTCGATCGTCGCGATTTCGTCGATCCACCTCCTCAAGATCTTCATGAACGCCGCCGATACCCCGAACGACAAGATCCTCTGGTATGTGATCCTGCACCTGACCTTCGTCGTCTCGGCACTGCTGATGGGGGTCCTCGACCGGATTTCGTTCAGCTCCCACAAAGATCACTGA
- a CDS encoding DNA-formamidopyrimidine glycosylase family protein, translated as MPEGDTIHKLATFLGPRLVGRTIAAGVVRTAPVQSLAGRRVEAVRALGKHLLIALDDGTLLRSHLGMWGAWHRYGPDERWRRPACEAAIELRIDDAVYVCFKPKEVERLRDHGLRHRQLAVRLGPDLIAGEADYATIVRRAREILTPAKPLVDLLLDQRVAAGIGNVYKCEVLFLERRHPLSTLGGLDDAALTSLYRRARALLRDNLGGGPRVTRRSDDDASGLWVYRRRGRPCHVCATAIDYARLGADHRATYWCPRCQAG; from the coding sequence ATGCCCGAAGGCGATACCATCCACAAGCTGGCCACGTTCCTGGGTCCACGGCTCGTCGGGCGGACGATCGCGGCTGGGGTCGTGCGCACGGCACCGGTCCAATCGCTCGCCGGGCGGCGGGTCGAGGCGGTGCGGGCGCTCGGCAAGCACCTGCTGATCGCCCTCGACGACGGGACCCTGCTGCGCAGCCATTTGGGGATGTGGGGTGCCTGGCACCGCTACGGGCCCGACGAGCGCTGGCGGCGACCGGCCTGCGAGGCGGCGATCGAGCTGCGGATCGACGACGCCGTCTATGTCTGCTTCAAGCCGAAGGAGGTCGAGCGGCTGCGCGACCACGGGCTGCGCCATCGCCAGCTCGCGGTGCGGCTCGGGCCGGACCTGATCGCCGGCGAGGCCGACTACGCGACGATCGTGCGCCGCGCCCGCGAGATCCTCACGCCCGCCAAGCCACTCGTCGATCTGTTGCTCGACCAGCGCGTCGCCGCCGGGATCGGCAACGTCTACAAGTGCGAGGTCCTGTTCCTGGAGCGCCGCCACCCGTTGTCGACACTCGGCGGGCTCGACGACGCAGCGCTCACATCGCTCTATCGCCGCGCACGAGCGCTGCTGCGCGACAATCTGGGCGGCGGTCCGCGGGTCACGCGCCGCAGCGACGATGACGCCAGCGGCCTTTGGGTCTACCGACGGCGCGGCCGACCTTGCCATGTCTGCGCAACCGCGATCGACTATGCCCGGCTCGGTGCCGACCACCGCGCGACCTACTGGTGCCCGCGCTGCCAGGCCGGCTGA
- a CDS encoding Lhr family helicase, with protein MFSPPTQTWLAEAFPAPTEIQRRGWAAIASGAHSLLIAPTGSGKTLAAFLAAIDACAALPPNAPPGVRVLYVSPLKALVYDVERNLRAPLVGIGHAAARLGHPLRPVGVAIRTGDTPQTERQRQAKDPAEILVTTPESLFLILGANARETLRTVRTVIVDEIHALASTKRGTHLALSLERLAELTEVDPQRIGLSATVRPAEEIARFLGGDRPVNIVDASTPPRLDLAVTVPVPDMEQVQAPPRPERGGSILGELYAREVATPIPERGIWPAIYPQLLEQIRAHRATIVFVNSRGLCERLTQRLNELAGEALVRAHHGSVSHAQRTEIEEALKQGRLRGIVATSSLELGIDMGAIEQVILVESPGSVARGLQRVGRAGHQVGAVSSGRIFPKFRGDLLECAVIAARMRRGEIEALRVPHSPLDVLAQQIVAACTVAPRRVADLAALAARAHPYRELGRPILDGLIEMLAGHYPSDELAALRPLLAWDRSADLVTARRGAAMTVRMNAGTIPDRGQYAVRLGTDGPRLGELDEEMVFETRPGENILLGATTWHVEEITRDAVLVSPAPGEPGKLPFWHGDGPGRPIELGRALGAFLRELAGQGRAQAVDWLMREAPLDRYAAENLARYVFDQLEHTGALPTDRRITIERFRDELGDWRICLLTPFGARVHAPLAMALQHRLASDGGHEVQVMYTDDGIVLRFADAEELPALAELLPDPDEIDELVTTQLAETALFAGLFRENAARALLLPRRGPARRSPLWVQRLKAQELLAAVRRYPAFPIVIETYRQALADVFDLAELKELLRAVRSRRIRVDEVETRSASPFARSLVFAYVAAYIYEQDAPLAERRAQALTLDRGLLAELLGQAELRELIDPGVLAELEAELQHLAEERRARDADELHDLLRRLGDLSKPEIAARTRGDGRTWLEQLFAQQRAAAVRIAGEARSIAADEAALYRDALGVVPPPGLPQAFLDPPPQPLAHLLRRFARCHGPFVTGEPAARYGLPPGAVEPVLRALEAEGRLVRGELRPGGCEPEWCDAEVLRRLKRRTLARLRNAVAPVDAATLGRFLPDWHGLDGKRGGPERLLEVIAQLEGLALPWSTLHSVILPRRVAGFAPEMLDMLAAAGEIVWIGRGPLGARDGRIALYRRGRVARLLVPPPPPEDLEPLAVAILARLAERGASFLVELEEAARAAAPGATTAELEAALWDLVWAGRITNDTFAPLRYLGHARPRSQHGRWRPGRSLAGGRWSLVGGLVATPVSTTERALAQAEQLLERYGVVSREAAIAEDLPGGFGAVYRVLKELEETGRVRRGWFIEGLSGAQFALPGALDRLRAARPAEDDLTDGAGETACILAAIDPANPWGALLPWPPTGGADGRPRRVAGAWLITVGGLPSIYVAPGGRRIQTFPSPGDDDQALSSACEALHRLPRRRTLIVEQIDGVPARESPLAERLRACGFVDDYRGLAAEMGYSKEVG; from the coding sequence TTGTTCAGCCCCCCTACCCAGACCTGGCTCGCCGAGGCCTTTCCGGCGCCGACCGAGATCCAGCGGCGCGGCTGGGCGGCGATCGCGAGCGGCGCACACAGCCTGCTGATCGCCCCGACCGGCAGCGGCAAGACGCTCGCGGCCTTCCTCGCGGCGATCGATGCCTGTGCCGCGCTGCCGCCCAACGCACCGCCCGGGGTGCGGGTCCTCTACGTCTCGCCGCTGAAGGCGCTGGTCTACGACGTCGAGCGCAATCTGCGCGCCCCGCTGGTCGGCATCGGCCACGCGGCGGCGCGGCTCGGACACCCACTGCGCCCGGTCGGGGTCGCGATCCGCACCGGCGATACGCCACAGACCGAGCGCCAGCGCCAGGCGAAGGACCCGGCCGAGATCCTGGTGACGACACCCGAGTCGCTGTTTCTGATCCTCGGGGCCAATGCGCGCGAGACGCTGCGCACGGTGCGCACCGTCATCGTCGACGAGATCCACGCGCTGGCCTCGACCAAGCGCGGCACGCACCTGGCGCTGTCGCTGGAGCGGCTCGCCGAGCTGACCGAGGTGGACCCGCAGCGCATCGGCCTGTCGGCGACCGTGCGCCCGGCCGAGGAGATCGCCCGCTTCCTCGGCGGCGACCGGCCCGTGAACATCGTCGACGCCTCGACGCCGCCGCGCCTCGACCTCGCCGTCACGGTGCCCGTGCCCGACATGGAGCAGGTCCAGGCGCCGCCGCGTCCGGAGCGCGGCGGCTCGATCCTCGGCGAGCTCTACGCCCGCGAGGTCGCCACGCCGATCCCGGAGCGCGGCATCTGGCCGGCGATCTACCCGCAGCTCTTGGAGCAGATCCGCGCCCACCGCGCGACCATCGTCTTCGTCAACAGCCGCGGCCTCTGCGAGCGCCTGACCCAGCGCCTCAACGAGCTGGCCGGCGAAGCGCTGGTCCGCGCCCACCACGGCAGCGTCTCGCACGCCCAGCGCACCGAGATCGAGGAGGCGCTCAAGCAAGGCCGACTGCGCGGCATCGTCGCGACCAGTTCGCTGGAGCTCGGCATCGACATGGGCGCCATCGAGCAGGTGATCCTCGTCGAGTCGCCGGGCTCGGTGGCGCGCGGGCTGCAGCGCGTCGGGCGCGCCGGCCACCAGGTCGGGGCCGTGAGCAGCGGGCGGATCTTCCCCAAGTTCCGCGGCGACCTGCTCGAGTGCGCCGTCATCGCCGCGCGGATGCGCCGCGGCGAGATCGAGGCCCTGCGCGTGCCGCACAGCCCGCTCGACGTCCTCGCCCAGCAGATCGTCGCCGCCTGCACGGTCGCCCCGCGGCGCGTCGCCGACCTGGCCGCGCTCGCCGCCCGCGCCCATCCCTACCGCGAACTCGGCCGGCCGATCCTCGACGGCCTGATCGAGATGCTCGCCGGCCACTACCCGAGCGATGAGTTGGCCGCGCTGCGCCCGCTCCTCGCCTGGGACCGCAGCGCCGACCTGGTGACGGCCCGGCGCGGCGCGGCCATGACGGTGCGGATGAACGCCGGCACCATCCCCGACCGCGGCCAGTACGCGGTGCGCCTGGGCACCGACGGCCCACGGCTCGGCGAGCTCGACGAGGAGATGGTCTTCGAGACCCGCCCCGGCGAGAACATCCTCCTCGGCGCGACGACCTGGCACGTCGAGGAGATCACCCGCGACGCCGTCCTCGTCTCGCCCGCGCCCGGCGAGCCCGGCAAGCTGCCTTTCTGGCACGGCGACGGCCCGGGCCGGCCGATCGAGCTCGGCCGGGCGCTCGGCGCCTTCCTGCGCGAGCTGGCCGGCCAGGGCCGCGCCCAGGCCGTCGACTGGCTGATGCGCGAGGCGCCGCTCGACCGCTACGCAGCCGAGAACCTGGCGCGCTACGTCTTCGACCAGCTCGAGCACACGGGGGCCCTGCCGACCGACCGGCGCATCACGATCGAGCGCTTCCGCGACGAGCTCGGCGACTGGCGCATCTGCCTGCTGACGCCGTTCGGCGCGCGCGTCCATGCCCCGCTCGCGATGGCGCTGCAGCATCGCCTGGCGAGCGACGGCGGCCACGAGGTCCAGGTCATGTACACCGACGACGGCATCGTGCTGCGCTTCGCCGACGCCGAGGAGCTGCCGGCGCTCGCAGAACTGCTGCCCGATCCGGACGAGATCGACGAGCTGGTCACGACCCAGCTCGCCGAGACGGCCCTGTTCGCCGGCCTCTTCCGCGAAAACGCCGCCCGCGCCCTGCTGCTGCCGCGCCGCGGTCCGGCGCGGCGCAGCCCCCTGTGGGTGCAGCGCCTCAAGGCCCAGGAGCTGCTCGCCGCGGTGCGCCGCTACCCCGCCTTTCCGATCGTCATCGAGACCTACCGCCAGGCGCTGGCCGACGTCTTCGACCTGGCCGAGCTGAAGGAGCTGCTGCGCGCCGTGCGCAGCCGCCGAATCCGGGTCGACGAGGTCGAGACGCGCTCGGCCTCGCCCTTCGCCCGCTCGCTCGTCTTCGCCTACGTCGCCGCCTACATCTACGAACAGGACGCACCGCTCGCCGAGCGTCGCGCCCAGGCCCTGACGCTCGATCGCGGGCTCCTCGCCGAGCTGCTCGGCCAGGCCGAGCTGCGCGAGCTGATCGACCCGGGCGTCCTTGCCGAGCTCGAGGCCGAGCTCCAGCACCTGGCCGAGGAGCGCCGGGCGCGCGACGCCGACGAGCTGCACGACCTACTGCGTCGCCTCGGCGACCTGAGCAAGCCCGAGATCGCCGCCCGCACGCGCGGTGACGGGCGCACCTGGCTGGAACAACTCTTCGCGCAACAGCGCGCAGCGGCCGTGCGCATCGCCGGCGAGGCACGCTCGATCGCCGCCGACGAGGCCGCCCTCTACCGCGATGCGCTCGGCGTCGTCCCGCCGCCCGGGCTGCCGCAGGCCTTCCTCGACCCGCCACCGCAGCCGCTCGCGCACCTGCTGCGCCGCTTCGCCCGCTGCCATGGCCCCTTCGTCACCGGCGAGCCCGCGGCCCGCTACGGACTGCCACCGGGCGCCGTCGAGCCGGTGCTGCGGGCACTGGAGGCCGAGGGGCGGCTGGTACGCGGGGAGCTCCGCCCCGGCGGCTGCGAGCCCGAATGGTGCGACGCCGAGGTCCTGCGCCGGCTCAAGCGGCGCACGCTGGCGCGGCTGCGCAACGCCGTCGCGCCGGTCGACGCGGCGACGCTCGGGCGCTTCCTGCCCGACTGGCACGGCCTCGACGGGAAACGCGGCGGCCCGGAGCGGCTGCTCGAGGTCATCGCCCAGCTCGAGGGGCTGGCGCTGCCCTGGTCGACGCTGCACTCGGTCATCCTGCCCCGGCGCGTCGCCGGCTTCGCCCCCGAAATGCTTGACATGCTCGCCGCCGCCGGCGAGATCGTCTGGATCGGCCGCGGACCGCTCGGGGCCCGCGACGGGCGTATCGCCCTCTACCGTCGTGGGCGGGTCGCGCGCCTGCTCGTGCCCCCTCCTCCACCGGAAGATCTCGAGCCGCTGGCGGTCGCGATCCTCGCCCGGCTCGCCGAGCGCGGCGCGAGCTTCCTCGTCGAGCTCGAGGAGGCCGCCCGGGCGGCCGCGCCCGGGGCCACCACCGCCGAGCTGGAGGCGGCCCTCTGGGACCTGGTCTGGGCCGGGCGAATCACCAACGACACCTTCGCGCCGCTGCGCTACCTCGGCCATGCACGGCCGCGCAGCCAGCACGGCCGCTGGCGGCCGGGCCGGTCGCTGGCCGGCGGACGCTGGTCGCTCGTCGGCGGGCTCGTGGCAACACCGGTGAGCACAACCGAGCGGGCCCTCGCCCAGGCCGAGCAGCTACTGGAGCGCTACGGCGTGGTCAGCCGCGAGGCAGCCATCGCCGAGGACTTGCCCGGCGGCTTCGGCGCCGTCTACCGGGTACTCAAGGAGCTGGAGGAGACCGGGCGGGTACGCCGCGGCTGGTTCATCGAGGGCCTCTCCGGCGCCCAGTTCGCGCTGCCCGGCGCGCTCGATCGGCTGCGCGCGGCCCGCCCGGCAGAGGACGACCTCACCGACGGCGCGGGCGAGACCGCTTGCATCCTGGCGGCAATCGATCCGGCCAATCCCTGGGGCGCCCTGCTGCCCTGGCCGCCGACCGGTGGCGCCGACGGCCGACCCCGCCGAGTCGCCGGCGCCTGGCTCATCACCGTCGGCGGCCTACCGAGCATCTACGTCGCCCCCGGCGGGCGACGCATCCAGACCTTCCCATCGCCGGGCGACGACGACCAGGCCCTAAGCAGTGCCTGCGAGGCCCTGCACCGACTGCCACGCCGCCGCACGCTGATCGTCGAGCAGATCGACGGCGTGCCAGCACGCGAATCCCCACTCGCCGAGCGCCTGCGCGCCTGCGGCTTCGTCGACGACTACCGGGGTCTGGCGGCCGAGATGGGTTACTCCAAGGAAGTGGGATAG
- the gltA gene encoding NADPH-dependent glutamate synthase — translation MYTIVDFEAFSDTTFLWEVLAPDVARAAQPGHFVMLRLHEGSERIPLTVADFDRDKGTITMVIQALGKTTREMAQGYRIGDRFLDFVGPLGLPQQIAQVGHVVLVGGGLGIAPVYPQLRAFKEAGNRVTAIIGFRNQGLVFWEDRFRAHCDDLIICTNDGSYGRPGLVTEALTEILERDRPDLVVAIGPLPMMHACVETTRPFGVETRVSLNTIMVDGTGMCGSCRVTVDGEVKFACVEGPDFDGHKVDFAELIARQQRFRQQESQASEDYAHRCQLEHQLFDEQRRNYKKISQLAPRQVPMPERGAAERACNFEEVNLGYTLDMALQEAERCIQCAKPKCIAGCPVQVDIPRFVRHLLVRDLEGAAAVIREANAFPSICGRVCPQETQCEAHCIIKAKVEPVAIGRLERFIGDSVAAPVPINPTRPEKELGKVAICGSGPAGLAAAADLNKFGCEVTIFEALHVVGGVLRYGIPAFRLPRHIIDREVQQLLDQGVKIETNKVIGRTFTIAHLLDEMGFDAVFVSVGAGAPRFLGIPGESAATVYSANEFLTRVNLMGGNRFPYADTPVRYGRSVVVVGAGNTAMDCLRVAKRLGVPKVTCVYRRSEAEAPARVEELRHAREEGIEFFFLHSPIAVLVDPDGNVQGMTVERMVLGEPDANGRRQPLPTGERFDIECDTLISALGTKANPLVTESTPDLALDRRGNILADDGAPTATQATNLPGVFAGGDIVTGGATVILAMGAGRRAAKSIAAYLGLGKKWPITASDVAAFEASKMTTEVSSGATAGIDPNAPGAALCPKCHRPIEGDEDAYICCADAVLSWRCESCGKVSEGFAFPYGMCPDCGGRLHAATSQRPEGATALNAIRRAFEIELGGHAFYARAAQSTQDPVLEELFGKLADMESQHIATLARRYHTEVPPPTKTFDLERATIYAGIDKRPDGPIDLFEIAIAFEQRAVDFFTSRGDVAPEGSPERELYSELAAEERDHVQLLRTELARYRQGKPGLL, via the coding sequence ATGTACACTATTGTCGATTTTGAAGCCTTCTCCGATACCACCTTTCTGTGGGAGGTGCTGGCTCCGGATGTCGCCCGCGCTGCCCAGCCTGGACATTTCGTGATGCTGCGACTCCATGAGGGCAGCGAGCGCATCCCACTGACCGTGGCCGATTTCGACCGCGACAAGGGCACCATCACGATGGTGATCCAGGCACTCGGAAAGACGACGCGCGAGATGGCGCAGGGTTACCGCATAGGCGATCGTTTTCTCGACTTCGTCGGCCCGCTCGGCCTCCCGCAACAGATCGCACAGGTCGGCCATGTGGTCCTGGTCGGCGGCGGGCTCGGCATCGCACCCGTCTACCCTCAGCTTCGCGCATTCAAGGAGGCGGGCAACCGGGTCACGGCGATTATCGGCTTCCGCAACCAGGGTTTGGTCTTTTGGGAGGACAGATTCCGGGCGCATTGCGATGACCTGATCATCTGCACCAATGACGGCAGCTACGGCCGACCCGGCCTCGTCACCGAGGCGCTGACCGAGATCCTGGAACGCGATCGACCGGATCTGGTGGTGGCCATCGGCCCCCTGCCGATGATGCATGCCTGCGTCGAGACGACCCGTCCGTTCGGTGTCGAGACGCGGGTGAGCCTCAACACCATCATGGTCGACGGCACGGGGATGTGCGGCTCCTGTCGCGTCACCGTCGACGGCGAGGTGAAATTCGCCTGTGTCGAAGGGCCCGATTTCGATGGCCACAAGGTGGACTTCGCCGAGCTGATCGCCCGACAACAGCGTTTTCGCCAACAGGAATCGCAGGCCAGCGAGGACTATGCGCACCGCTGTCAGCTCGAGCACCAGCTCTTCGACGAGCAGCGCCGCAACTACAAGAAGATCAGCCAGCTCGCCCCACGGCAAGTGCCGATGCCCGAGCGCGGCGCCGCCGAGCGTGCCTGCAACTTCGAGGAGGTCAATCTCGGCTACACCCTCGATATGGCGTTACAGGAGGCCGAGCGGTGCATCCAATGCGCCAAGCCCAAGTGCATCGCCGGGTGCCCGGTCCAGGTCGATATCCCGCGCTTCGTGCGCCACCTCCTGGTGCGCGACCTCGAGGGCGCCGCCGCCGTCATCCGTGAGGCCAACGCCTTTCCGTCGATCTGTGGACGCGTCTGCCCCCAGGAGACGCAGTGCGAAGCCCACTGCATCATCAAAGCCAAGGTCGAACCCGTCGCGATCGGCCGCCTCGAGCGGTTCATCGGCGACAGCGTCGCCGCCCCTGTCCCAATAAATCCGACGCGGCCCGAAAAGGAACTCGGCAAGGTCGCGATCTGCGGTTCCGGCCCCGCAGGCCTCGCGGCCGCCGCGGATCTGAACAAGTTCGGCTGCGAGGTGACCATCTTCGAGGCGTTGCACGTAGTCGGCGGCGTGCTGCGCTACGGCATCCCCGCCTTCCGCCTGCCCCGGCACATCATCGACCGCGAGGTGCAGCAACTCCTCGATCAGGGCGTCAAGATCGAGACCAACAAGGTCATCGGCCGGACCTTCACGATCGCCCATTTGCTCGACGAGATGGGCTTCGACGCGGTATTCGTCAGCGTCGGGGCCGGGGCACCACGCTTCCTCGGCATACCCGGGGAGAGTGCGGCAACCGTCTACAGTGCCAACGAGTTCCTCACCCGCGTCAATCTGATGGGTGGCAATCGCTTTCCCTATGCCGATACCCCGGTGCGCTACGGTCGAAGTGTCGTAGTGGTCGGTGCCGGCAACACCGCCATGGACTGCCTGCGCGTCGCCAAGCGCCTGGGCGTGCCAAAGGTGACCTGCGTCTATCGCCGTTCCGAGGCCGAGGCACCGGCCCGTGTCGAAGAGCTCCGTCATGCCCGAGAAGAAGGCATCGAGTTCTTCTTCCTCCATTCGCCGATCGCGGTCCTCGTCGATCCGGACGGCAATGTGCAGGGGATGACCGTCGAGCGGATGGTCCTCGGCGAGCCGGATGCGAATGGGCGCCGCCAACCCCTGCCAACCGGCGAGCGGTTCGATATCGAGTGCGATACCCTGATCTCGGCGCTCGGCACCAAGGCCAACCCGCTCGTCACCGAATCCACCCCGGACCTCGCCCTCGACCGCCGCGGCAACATCCTGGCCGATGACGGCGCGCCGACGGCGACCCAAGCGACCAATCTGCCGGGGGTCTTCGCCGGCGGCGATATCGTCACCGGCGGGGCGACCGTGATCCTGGCGATGGGGGCCGGACGACGCGCTGCCAAATCCATTGCGGCCTACCTCGGTCTCGGCAAGAAGTGGCCGATCACGGCGAGCGACGTGGCGGCCTTCGAAGCCAGCAAGATGACCACCGAAGTCTCCTCGGGCGCGACCGCCGGCATCGACCCGAATGCCCCGGGGGCCGCGCTCTGCCCGAAGTGCCACCGCCCCATCGAGGGCGACGAAGATGCCTACATCTGCTGTGCCGATGCCGTGCTCAGCTGGCGGTGCGAGTCCTGCGGCAAGGTCAGCGAGGGCTTCGCCTTCCCTTACGGCATGTGTCCGGATTGCGGCGGCCGCCTGCACGCCGCCACGAGCCAACGGCCCGAAGGCGCAACGGCGCTCAACGCCATCCGGCGGGCCTTCGAGATCGAACTGGGCGGCCACGCCTTCTACGCGCGTGCGGCGCAGTCGACACAGGATCCGGTGCTCGAAGAGCTCTTCGGAAAGCTCGCCGACATGGAATCCCAGCACATCGCCACGCTGGCGCGCCGCTACCATACCGAGGTCCCGCCTCCAACGAAAACCTTCGATCTCGAGCGAGCCACGATCTACGCTGGGATCGACAAGCGCCCTGACGGCCCCATCGACCTCTTCGAGATCGCGATCGCATTCGAGCAACGGGCCGTCGATTTCTTCACCTCGCGCGGCGACGTGGCGCCAGAGGGCTCGCCGGAACGAGAACTCTATAGCGAGCTCGCCGCCGAGGAACGTGACCACGTGCAGTTGCTCAGGACCGAGCTTGCCCGGTATCGCCAGGGTAAACCGGGGCTCCTGTAA